One segment of Yersinia kristensenii DNA contains the following:
- a CDS encoding efflux transporter outer membrane subunit — protein sequence MLSPHSWRLTPLFAVLVLAGCASSDNIAPQSQMLDNQQLQLAQPKVSSLALSPQWWRVLEDPQLDALMTQSLQTSPSLKQAAARVREAQSVMGQADAANGPNLDLYGSSNREKISQNTLQPFLQSYPDKPLYETANTLGLNLSYEFDWWGKYRNRVNAANAQVNAARAEQQQATLTLTSSVASVYYQLQSNFALQNVLQQEVDNNDSLAELRTKQYQAGIYSIEVPQQTQVQADTAKQQIIQLQSQGEQLKHQLAALTGQGPSATQNLRPVPLPELTRLAPKGELTTDLLGQRPDITAQRQLVESYDQRVKAARKEFYPSLSITGFAGFSTTNFQGTNPNLLEAASQAWNFAPAISLPIFHAGALRSKLGEESALYDEAVESYNQTILNAVRETADAITIQQSSQRQLQQAISASQSMQKVYSVADARYKAGVIGRDELLISQSQYLQQQQSELSASNNLLQAKIGLIRSLGGGYQAPVSDGSQNKTI from the coding sequence ATGCTATCCCCACATAGCTGGAGACTCACGCCCTTGTTCGCCGTTTTAGTACTGGCGGGCTGCGCCTCAAGCGATAATATTGCGCCTCAGTCTCAAATGCTGGATAACCAACAACTCCAATTGGCGCAACCTAAAGTCAGTTCGTTGGCGCTAAGTCCTCAGTGGTGGCGGGTACTGGAAGATCCCCAACTTGATGCTTTGATGACCCAAAGCTTGCAAACCTCACCTTCGCTGAAACAAGCGGCGGCGCGGGTACGTGAAGCACAAAGTGTAATGGGTCAAGCCGATGCAGCTAATGGCCCAAACTTGGATCTCTACGGCAGCAGCAATCGGGAAAAAATCTCGCAGAATACACTGCAACCCTTTTTACAGTCTTATCCCGACAAGCCTTTGTATGAAACCGCGAATACTCTTGGCCTGAATCTTAGCTATGAGTTTGATTGGTGGGGTAAATATCGCAATCGGGTCAATGCTGCCAATGCGCAGGTTAATGCTGCCCGCGCGGAACAGCAGCAGGCCACACTGACACTGACCAGTTCAGTGGCCTCGGTTTATTACCAGTTACAGAGCAATTTTGCCCTGCAAAACGTATTGCAACAGGAAGTCGATAATAATGACAGTCTGGCTGAGCTGCGCACTAAGCAATATCAGGCGGGTATCTATAGCATTGAAGTTCCACAGCAAACGCAAGTTCAGGCGGATACTGCCAAGCAGCAAATCATCCAACTGCAATCACAAGGTGAACAGCTGAAACATCAGTTGGCCGCCCTGACAGGTCAAGGCCCGAGTGCCACGCAAAACTTACGCCCAGTTCCCTTGCCAGAGCTAACTCGCCTGGCCCCTAAAGGCGAGTTGACCACAGATTTACTGGGGCAGCGGCCAGATATCACCGCCCAGCGCCAACTGGTTGAATCTTATGATCAACGGGTTAAAGCTGCACGCAAAGAGTTTTATCCCAGCTTATCCATTACTGGATTTGCCGGTTTCTCTACCACGAACTTCCAGGGCACTAACCCCAATCTGTTGGAAGCCGCCAGCCAAGCATGGAATTTTGCCCCTGCAATTTCACTGCCTATTTTCCACGCTGGCGCGTTGCGCAGTAAGTTAGGCGAAGAATCAGCCCTTTATGATGAAGCGGTTGAGTCTTACAACCAGACTATCCTCAATGCCGTGCGGGAAACTGCGGATGCCATCACTATCCAGCAAAGCAGCCAACGCCAATTACAGCAAGCCATATCAGCATCGCAATCTATGCAAAAGGTTTATAGCGTCGCCGATGCCCGCTACAAGGCAGGGGTTATTGGGCGCGATGAACTGTTAATTAGCCAGTCACAATATCTACAGCAGCAGCAATCAGAACTCAGTGCCAGCAACAATTTATTGCAGGCCAAGATTGGTTTGATCCGTTCACTCGGCGGTGGCTATCAAGCCCCTGTCAGTGATGGTTCACAAAATAAAACAATATAA
- the mprA gene encoding transcriptional repressor MprA, which yields MESSFSPIEQMLNSRAKRQKDFPYQEILLTRLCMHMHSKLLENRNKMLKAQGINETLFMALITLEAQASHSIQPSELSAALGSSRTNATRIADELEKKGWIERRESHNDRRCLHLHLTEAGVEFLNQLLPPQHKCLHFLWSTLDADEQQQLETLTRKLLTRLDQMEIPEQ from the coding sequence ATGGAAAGTTCGTTTAGTCCCATAGAACAGATGCTTAATTCTCGTGCCAAACGGCAGAAAGATTTCCCTTATCAAGAAATCCTACTGACGCGATTATGTATGCATATGCACAGTAAATTGTTGGAAAACCGCAACAAAATGCTGAAAGCGCAAGGAATTAACGAAACTCTGTTTATGGCACTCATTACGCTGGAAGCACAAGCGAGCCACAGTATTCAGCCGTCAGAATTAAGTGCTGCACTGGGATCTTCACGTACCAATGCCACTCGAATTGCTGACGAGTTGGAAAAAAAAGGCTGGATTGAACGTCGTGAAAGCCACAATGACCGCCGTTGCTTGCATTTGCATCTCACTGAAGCGGGCGTTGAGTTTTTAAATCAATTACTGCCCCCACAACATAAGTGTCTGCATTTTCTTTGGTCAACACTTGACGCCGACGAACAGCAACAGCTTGAAACGCTGACGCGCAAGTTACTGACGCGTTTAGACCAAATGGAAATACCGGAACAGTAA
- the ygaH gene encoding L-valine transporter subunit YgaH — MNMDVLIIGLVVGTVNYLFRYLPLRLGPARKQAGLQRGKVSLLLDSIGIASICALLVVSSTPEIMHNPQKLVPTLIGFLVICGCFYKTNSIIFATLLGALSYGLTFKLLMILA, encoded by the coding sequence ATGAATATGGATGTGCTGATTATTGGCCTGGTGGTGGGAACTGTAAATTACCTGTTTCGCTATTTGCCGTTGCGCCTGGGGCCAGCACGCAAACAAGCGGGTCTGCAACGCGGTAAAGTGTCACTGTTGCTCGACAGCATCGGGATCGCCTCAATTTGTGCTCTGTTGGTGGTATCCAGTACACCGGAAATTATGCATAACCCACAGAAATTAGTTCCTACGCTTATTGGTTTTTTGGTTATCTGCGGATGCTTTTATAAAACTAACAGTATTATCTTTGCCACGTTACTGGGGGCACTCAGCTACGGTCTGACATTTAAGTTACTGATGATTTTGGCGTAA
- a CDS encoding AzlC family ABC transporter permease, translated as MPSQITDAPSTDQSTATFTEGITDSLPIVIGYLPVAFAFGLSSVKLGFTPWEGIFFSCIIYAGASQFVITALLSAGMSLWVSALTVMAMDVRHILYGPALKHRIVAKLSGKKTALWAFGLTDEVFAAATTKLMKDQRRWSENWMLGIAFTSWLSWVAGTAIGAMFGNGPLENYPAIEASLSFMLPALFLSFLLASFKRQYSLTVMASLTGALLGVLLFSIPVAILAGISGGCLAALLQPAPEVAAEYGESDKQEQKP; from the coding sequence ATGCCAAGCCAAATCACCGACGCCCCCTCGACGGATCAGTCGACCGCCACATTCACTGAAGGAATAACCGATAGTCTACCCATTGTTATTGGTTATTTACCCGTGGCTTTCGCCTTTGGTTTGAGCTCGGTAAAACTGGGTTTTACCCCGTGGGAAGGTATTTTCTTTTCTTGCATTATTTATGCCGGAGCCAGCCAATTCGTCATCACCGCCCTGCTCAGTGCTGGGATGTCATTGTGGGTTTCCGCATTGACCGTAATGGCCATGGATGTCCGCCATATCTTGTATGGCCCCGCACTGAAACACCGCATTGTGGCTAAGTTGTCCGGCAAAAAAACTGCCCTGTGGGCGTTTGGCCTGACCGATGAAGTGTTCGCCGCCGCCACCACCAAATTGATGAAAGACCAACGGCGCTGGAGTGAAAATTGGATGCTCGGCATCGCGTTCACCTCTTGGCTATCTTGGGTGGCTGGCACCGCCATCGGCGCGATGTTTGGTAATGGCCCGCTGGAAAATTATCCGGCCATTGAAGCTTCTCTTTCCTTTATGTTGCCAGCGCTGTTTCTCAGCTTTCTATTGGCGTCATTTAAACGCCAATACAGCCTCACGGTTATGGCCTCTTTGACCGGCGCATTGCTCGGTGTGTTGTTGTTCTCTATTCCCGTGGCTATTTTGGCCGGAATTAGCGGCGGATGTCTGGCGGCCTTACTCCAACCCGCGCCAGAAGTAGCCGCAGAATATGGCGAGAGTGATAAACAGGAGCAGAAACCATGA
- a CDS encoding MFS transporter gives MQKTEKSGLSPALIALMSVATGLAVASNYYAQPLLETIAQAFNLSVNQAGFIVTAAQLGYAVGLMFLVPLGDMFERRGLIVGMTLLAAGGMLITAMSQNLAMMIVGTALTGLFSVVAQLLVPLAATLAAPEKRGKVVGIIMSGLLLGILLARTVAGALASIGGWRTIYWVASVLMIIMALVLWRYLPRYKSHSGLNYGQLLGSIFSLFIRTPVLRTRALLGALSFANFSVLWTSMAFLLASPPFGYSEATIGLFGLVGAAGALMATKAGQLADKGKARITTSIGLGLLLLSWIPIALGQHSIIALIIGIIVLDLAVQGVHVTNQSVIYRMMPEARNRLTAGYMTTYFIGGALGSLISAAAYQHAGWYGVAIAGLVLCILNITTWLVGKRFDPPANQPVE, from the coding sequence ATACAAAAAACTGAAAAATCGGGGCTGAGCCCGGCCTTGATCGCGCTAATGTCGGTCGCTACCGGGCTGGCCGTCGCCAGCAACTATTATGCCCAGCCTTTGCTGGAAACTATCGCGCAAGCCTTTAATCTTTCAGTCAATCAGGCCGGTTTTATCGTGACCGCCGCCCAGTTGGGCTATGCGGTGGGCCTAATGTTCCTGGTTCCGCTGGGGGATATGTTTGAACGGCGCGGGCTGATTGTCGGCATGACTCTACTGGCGGCCGGTGGGATGTTGATTACCGCCATGTCGCAAAACCTCGCCATGATGATTGTCGGCACCGCCCTCACCGGTTTGTTCTCGGTAGTCGCACAATTACTGGTGCCACTAGCCGCCACACTGGCCGCCCCCGAAAAACGCGGTAAAGTAGTCGGTATTATCATGAGCGGCCTGTTGCTGGGTATTTTACTGGCACGAACCGTGGCGGGCGCATTGGCCTCGATTGGCGGCTGGCGCACCATTTATTGGGTTGCCAGTGTCTTGATGATAATTATGGCGTTGGTTTTATGGCGCTATCTGCCGCGCTATAAGTCTCATAGCGGCCTGAATTATGGTCAGTTGCTCGGCTCAATATTTTCTTTATTTATCCGCACTCCGGTATTGCGCACCCGCGCCTTGCTTGGCGCACTGTCATTTGCCAACTTCAGTGTCTTGTGGACTTCAATGGCCTTTCTGCTGGCTTCGCCGCCTTTTGGTTATTCAGAAGCCACTATCGGGCTGTTTGGTTTAGTCGGGGCGGCGGGGGCATTAATGGCCACCAAAGCTGGCCAATTGGCCGATAAAGGCAAAGCCCGCATCACCACCAGCATCGGCTTGGGATTATTGCTATTGTCATGGATACCCATAGCCTTGGGGCAACATTCAATCATCGCGCTGATTATTGGGATTATCGTGTTAGACCTGGCGGTTCAAGGGGTACATGTCACCAACCAGAGTGTGATATACCGCATGATGCCAGAAGCCCGAAATCGCTTAACTGCGGGTTATATGACCACTTATTTTATTGGTGGGGCCTTGGGGTCGCTGATTTCTGCCGCAGCCTATCAACATGCAGGCTGGTATGGCGTAGCTATCGCCGGGCTGGTGCTGTGTATCTTGAACATTACCACCTGGCTAGTCGGTAAACGATTTGATCCCCCGGCTAATCAACCTGTGGAGTGA
- the hpxZ gene encoding oxalurate catabolism protein HpxZ, translating to MKNEFIDRPAILAQVNAAFYRYEQALMSNDIPVLDELFWHDNRTVRFGAGENLFGIDAIREFRQSRPAKGLERTLENTLITTFGEDMAVASTEFYRADHSPVGRQMQTWVKLPCGWRIVAAHVSVISE from the coding sequence ATGAAAAATGAGTTTATTGATCGTCCGGCAATTCTTGCGCAGGTAAATGCAGCATTTTACCGCTATGAACAGGCGCTGATGAGTAACGACATTCCGGTATTGGATGAACTTTTTTGGCACGATAACCGCACTGTCCGTTTTGGTGCGGGAGAAAATCTATTTGGGATTGATGCCATCCGAGAGTTTCGTCAGAGCCGCCCCGCAAAAGGATTAGAGCGCACTTTAGAGAATACCCTGATCACCACTTTTGGCGAGGACATGGCGGTCGCCAGCACCGAGTTTTATCGCGCCGACCATTCACCAGTGGGCCGGCAGATGCAGACCTGGGTTAAGCTGCCCTGCGGCTGGCGGATTGTGGCGGCGCATGTGAGTGTGATTTCAGAATAA
- a CDS encoding AtzE family amidohydrolase — MKQISALSITEIQQALNQGEISAQEIALQTLDTINAVNPAINAYTHITADRMLCEAHRLDTLRAKGQALPLLAAIPYAVKNLFDVAGETTLAGASLFCERAPARQDAPVISRLSQQGALLSGMLNMDAYAYGFTTENSHYGATRNPHDLNRIAGGSSGGSAAAVAAGLVNFSLGSDTNGSIRVPAALCGIFGLKPTFGRLSRGGTQPFVASLDSIGPMARCTQDLAAVYDVMQGVDIQDSFQSDKPNTPSLNLLSRGQQGLRSAVLGGYFQQWCDDDAKAAVQAVAKGLEAETETEMPQSDLARTAAFIISAAEGGNQYLPALRESPQRFEPLSRERLLAGAMLPASWYVQAQRFRHHFRQQILPLFEHWDILIAPATPCSATLIGQEMMQINDIDLPIRASMGMLTQPISFLGLPVVTVPLKTAGGLPIGVQLIAAPWREDLCLRAAYALEQQGLVSARVSPIIR, encoded by the coding sequence ATGAAACAGATTTCAGCACTGAGCATCACCGAGATCCAACAAGCCCTAAATCAAGGTGAAATATCTGCACAAGAAATCGCCTTGCAAACACTGGACACCATCAATGCGGTTAATCCCGCTATCAATGCTTATACCCATATCACCGCCGACCGCATGTTGTGCGAAGCCCATCGGCTGGATACCCTGCGCGCCAAAGGCCAAGCCCTGCCGCTACTGGCGGCCATTCCTTACGCGGTGAAAAATCTGTTTGATGTGGCGGGCGAAACCACCCTCGCCGGTGCCAGTCTATTTTGTGAACGCGCCCCCGCCCGGCAAGATGCGCCGGTCATTTCGCGCCTTTCCCAACAAGGGGCGCTGCTTTCCGGCATGCTGAATATGGATGCCTACGCCTACGGTTTTACCACTGAAAATAGCCATTACGGCGCGACCCGCAACCCGCACGATCTGAACCGTATTGCTGGCGGCTCCTCGGGCGGATCGGCGGCGGCTGTTGCAGCGGGGTTGGTGAATTTCTCCCTTGGCAGTGACACCAACGGCTCTATTCGCGTTCCGGCCGCGCTGTGCGGCATTTTCGGGCTGAAACCGACTTTTGGCCGATTATCACGCGGCGGCACTCAGCCATTTGTCGCCAGTTTGGATAGCATCGGCCCAATGGCGCGCTGTACGCAAGATTTGGCCGCCGTTTATGATGTCATGCAAGGTGTGGATATTCAGGATAGTTTTCAATCAGATAAACCCAACACGCCCAGTCTAAATTTACTGTCACGCGGCCAACAAGGTTTGAGAAGCGCGGTGCTGGGCGGTTATTTCCAGCAATGGTGCGATGACGACGCCAAAGCAGCGGTGCAAGCCGTCGCCAAAGGACTGGAAGCAGAAACAGAAACTGAGATGCCGCAGAGTGATTTGGCCCGAACAGCGGCATTTATTATCAGCGCCGCCGAAGGGGGAAATCAGTATCTCCCCGCCCTGCGAGAATCTCCACAGCGCTTTGAACCACTCTCACGCGAACGGCTGTTAGCCGGAGCCATGCTGCCCGCCAGCTGGTATGTTCAGGCCCAACGTTTCCGCCATCATTTTCGCCAACAAATTCTGCCATTGTTTGAGCATTGGGATATTTTGATTGCGCCCGCAACGCCTTGTAGCGCCACACTTATTGGGCAAGAAATGATGCAAATTAATGATATCGACCTCCCCATTCGCGCCAGTATGGGGATGCTAACCCAGCCGATTTCATTCCTCGGTTTACCGGTGGTAACGGTGCCGCTGAAAACAGCTGGCGGCCTGCCCATCGGTGTTCAACTGATTGCCGCCCCATGGCGGGAAGACCTCTGCCTGCGGGCCGCCTATGCACTGGAACAACAGGGATTAGTCAGCGCCCGAGTGAGCCCTATCATTCGATGA
- the hpxX gene encoding oxalurate catabolism protein HpxX → MKETSEKIAMDWAAYIRQMEVLLALELDDTRRAALLLQLERIAAMAGPLMAVPLDEKQEIAGVYRL, encoded by the coding sequence ATGAAAGAAACATCAGAAAAAATCGCCATGGATTGGGCTGCATATATTCGGCAAATGGAAGTCTTATTAGCATTAGAGCTGGACGATACCCGCCGTGCGGCCTTGCTACTGCAACTGGAACGCATTGCCGCCATGGCTGGCCCATTGATGGCCGTGCCTTTGGACGAAAAGCAAGAGATAGCTGGAGTGTATCGGCTATGA
- a CDS encoding gamma-glutamyltransferase family protein produces MINSNMAPRGMVVTPHHLASESALAVLREGGNAIEAMVAAAATIAVVYPHMNGLGGDGFWLIVPANGDPIAIDASGAAGSLATLERYSAYQHIPHRGPQAALTVAGTVGGWEEALNVASELGENALPLRRLLADAITYATRGIPVTPSQAAATRAKSYELAEFTDFTDVFMPHGHLPTAGEHFVQPQLGQTLIALAEQGLSSFYRGPLAEKIIIDITAADMPITAQDLAEYRPKRRTPLRLQHQQGEIFNLTPPTQGLVSLAILGLADRKPVAKMNEGQTIHTLVEATKLAFRLRDQVITDPLWMKHCPQSLLEKESLDPLAADINSEQAADWGGGRGPGDTVWMGVIDKNGLAVSFIQSIYHEFGSGVLLPATGIVWQNRGASFSLAPQHLLALAPGKQPFHTLNPAAARLTDGRTLVYGAMGGDGQPQTQAAVFVRHIVQGLPLQQAITAPRWLLGRTWGESSDSLKLEARFGAETLDYLRQRGHQVELLPDFSEVVGHAGAIVRHSNGMLEGAFDPRSNGSAAGY; encoded by the coding sequence ATGATCAACAGCAACATGGCCCCGCGAGGAATGGTGGTCACCCCGCATCATTTAGCCAGTGAAAGCGCTTTGGCCGTATTACGTGAAGGCGGCAATGCAATTGAAGCCATGGTCGCGGCGGCGGCCACTATTGCCGTGGTTTACCCGCATATGAATGGATTGGGCGGCGATGGTTTCTGGCTCATTGTTCCAGCCAATGGCGATCCGATTGCCATTGATGCCAGTGGTGCCGCCGGTTCACTCGCCACTCTTGAGCGCTACAGCGCCTATCAACACATCCCGCACCGTGGCCCGCAAGCAGCATTGACAGTTGCCGGCACGGTCGGCGGCTGGGAAGAAGCGCTGAATGTTGCGAGTGAACTCGGCGAGAATGCACTGCCACTGCGCCGCTTATTGGCGGATGCGATTACCTATGCAACGCGGGGTATTCCGGTCACCCCCTCACAGGCGGCAGCTACCCGGGCGAAATCCTATGAACTGGCTGAATTCACTGATTTTACTGACGTTTTCATGCCGCACGGCCATCTCCCTACGGCGGGCGAACACTTTGTTCAGCCGCAGTTGGGCCAAACCCTGATAGCACTGGCAGAACAAGGGCTTAGTAGCTTTTATCGCGGCCCGCTGGCCGAAAAAATCATCATTGATATCACCGCCGCAGACATGCCGATTACTGCCCAAGATCTGGCTGAATATCGCCCTAAACGCCGAACGCCCTTGCGGCTACAGCACCAGCAAGGGGAAATATTCAACCTAACCCCGCCGACGCAAGGGTTGGTATCGCTGGCTATTCTTGGGTTAGCTGACCGCAAACCGGTCGCCAAAATGAATGAGGGCCAAACCATTCACACCCTCGTGGAAGCTACCAAACTCGCTTTTCGCCTGCGAGATCAAGTGATTACCGACCCTCTGTGGATGAAACATTGCCCACAATCATTGCTGGAAAAAGAATCGCTCGACCCATTGGCGGCGGATATCAATAGTGAGCAAGCCGCCGATTGGGGCGGCGGGCGCGGGCCGGGCGATACTGTCTGGATGGGGGTGATAGACAAAAACGGGCTGGCGGTTTCCTTTATTCAAAGCATTTATCATGAGTTTGGCAGTGGGGTATTACTGCCCGCGACCGGCATTGTTTGGCAAAACCGTGGCGCATCTTTCAGTCTTGCCCCCCAACATTTGCTAGCGTTAGCGCCGGGGAAACAGCCATTCCACACACTAAACCCTGCCGCCGCGCGCCTGACAGATGGCCGAACGCTGGTGTATGGCGCGATGGGCGGCGATGGTCAGCCACAAACTCAGGCAGCGGTGTTTGTCCGCCACATTGTGCAAGGTTTGCCCTTACAGCAGGCCATCACGGCACCGCGCTGGCTACTGGGCCGCACTTGGGGAGAAAGCTCCGATTCACTGAAATTGGAGGCGCGCTTCGGCGCCGAAACCCTTGATTACCTGCGCCAGCGCGGGCATCAGGTGGAGCTGCTACCTGATTTCAGTGAAGTGGTCGGTCATGCCGGAGCAATAGTTCGCCACTCAAACGGCATGTTGGAAGGCGCATTTGACCCGCGCAGTAATGGCAGCGCCGCCGGTTATTAA
- a CDS encoding MurR/RpiR family transcriptional regulator, whose translation MKQIDERLRTHYAQLTPQEQRVTDFIFDHFDDLISYNSAELARLSGVSKATVSRLFKRLGYGSYREMREEVRTLRQSGMPLTDNRDAVQGNTLLARHYKQEMANLTHWINQLDGQQFSQVINALVSAPRILLLGLRNSYPIALHLRQQLLQVRQSVQLIPQAGQTLSEELVDISSRDVVIVVAFRRRPKIIREILLQMQVQGVPTLLICEPQAQSLLPLARWRLTTPLDSVSAFDSYSSAMSLANLLSNALLHEMLVQGRQRIHQIADLYDSLGELEQR comes from the coding sequence ATGAAACAGATTGATGAGCGCTTGCGGACACATTACGCACAATTAACTCCGCAGGAACAGCGAGTTACCGATTTTATTTTTGATCATTTTGACGATCTGATCAGTTATAACAGTGCCGAGTTGGCACGACTAAGCGGGGTATCTAAAGCTACCGTCAGTCGGCTGTTTAAGCGGCTGGGCTACGGCAGTTATCGCGAGATGCGGGAAGAGGTGCGAACCTTGCGCCAAAGCGGGATGCCACTGACGGATAATCGCGATGCCGTGCAAGGGAATACTTTGCTGGCGCGGCATTATAAGCAGGAAATGGCGAACCTGACCCATTGGATTAATCAGTTGGACGGCCAGCAATTTAGTCAAGTTATCAATGCATTAGTCAGCGCGCCGCGTATCTTGTTGCTGGGGCTGCGTAACAGTTATCCGATCGCGCTGCATCTGCGTCAGCAGTTATTGCAGGTGCGCCAGTCTGTCCAATTGATACCGCAAGCGGGGCAGACATTGTCGGAGGAGCTGGTGGATATCAGCTCGCGTGATGTGGTGATTGTGGTGGCATTCCGTCGTCGTCCTAAGATTATCCGTGAAATTTTGCTGCAAATGCAGGTGCAAGGCGTGCCTACCTTATTGATTTGTGAGCCGCAGGCGCAGTCATTGTTGCCATTGGCGCGCTGGCGGCTGACCACGCCGCTCGACAGTGTTTCTGCTTTTGACAGTTATTCTTCGGCGATGAGTTTGGCGAATTTACTGAGTAATGCATTGTTGCATGAGATGTTGGTGCAAGGCCGGCAGCGGATTCATCAAATTGCTGACTTATATGATTCTTTGGGGGAGTTGGAGCAGCGTTAG
- a CDS encoding transporter substrate-binding domain-containing protein: protein MNMKKRMLAILGAALILVQAPTVLADQLEQIQQRGVLRVAVPQDFPPFGSVGTDLQPQGYDIDMAHYLADKMKLKLQLVPVSSANRVPYLQTDKVDLVISSLGKNPEREKAIAFSRAYAPFFLGVFGAKEDALQQPAQLAGKTVGVTRGAVEDMVLSELAPKDAQIKRYEDNSTTLSAYLSGQVNYLATGNLVVSALARQNPAQAPVAKFMLKDSPCYIGLRQGEPALKAKVDALIAEALQDQTLNSLSEKWLKAPLPASLGA, encoded by the coding sequence ATGAACATGAAAAAGCGGATGTTGGCGATACTGGGTGCGGCATTGATATTGGTTCAGGCTCCCACCGTGTTAGCCGATCAATTAGAGCAAATTCAACAGCGTGGTGTGCTACGTGTTGCGGTTCCACAGGATTTCCCGCCGTTTGGTTCAGTCGGTACCGACCTTCAGCCACAAGGTTATGATATCGATATGGCCCATTATCTGGCCGATAAGATGAAACTAAAGTTGCAATTGGTGCCAGTGAGCAGTGCTAACCGGGTGCCTTATCTGCAAACCGATAAAGTGGATTTAGTGATTTCCAGTTTGGGGAAAAATCCGGAGCGGGAGAAAGCCATCGCGTTCAGCCGTGCTTATGCGCCGTTTTTCCTTGGGGTATTTGGGGCGAAAGAGGATGCGCTGCAACAGCCCGCACAACTGGCGGGTAAAACCGTGGGCGTGACGCGTGGCGCGGTGGAAGACATGGTGCTGAGTGAATTAGCCCCGAAAGATGCACAAATAAAACGCTACGAAGATAACAGCACCACGCTATCGGCCTATCTCTCCGGCCAGGTGAATTATCTGGCGACCGGCAATCTGGTGGTGAGTGCTTTGGCCCGCCAGAACCCAGCCCAGGCACCGGTAGCAAAATTTATGCTGAAAGATTCTCCGTGCTATATCGGCTTGCGTCAGGGGGAGCCTGCACTGAAAGCCAAGGTGGACGCGCTGATTGCCGAAGCTTTGCAAGACCAAACTCTCAATAGTTTGTCCGAAAAATGGTTGAAGGCCCCGTTACCTGCCTCTCTCGGCGCATAA
- a CDS encoding amino acid ABC transporter permease: MTYQLNFSALWPYLPELLSGLLVTIELTAMATIGGIALGVVGAAIRCSHNPRLDKVILRRVWGGYVEIVRNTPFVVQLFFIVFGLPALGLKLSAGQAAVLAMTINLGAYSTEIIRAGIQASAKGQWEAGRVLGLSRSQVFFRVILPPSLQRIYPALVSQCIIVMLGSAVVSQVSFEELTFAANLIQSRTFLSFEVYLVTTLLYLLLSIVMRQLLLAAGRRCFGSCAS; this comes from the coding sequence ATGACCTATCAGCTGAATTTTTCTGCTCTGTGGCCCTATCTGCCCGAGTTGCTCTCGGGCCTGCTGGTGACCATTGAGCTGACGGCGATGGCGACTATTGGCGGTATTGCGCTGGGAGTGGTCGGTGCAGCGATCCGCTGTAGCCATAACCCTCGACTCGATAAGGTCATATTGCGACGGGTATGGGGCGGTTATGTGGAAATTGTGCGTAATACCCCTTTTGTGGTGCAGCTATTTTTCATCGTTTTTGGTTTACCGGCGCTGGGGCTGAAATTAAGTGCCGGACAGGCGGCAGTGCTGGCGATGACCATCAATTTGGGTGCTTACAGCACCGAGATTATCCGTGCTGGGATCCAGGCCAGTGCCAAAGGTCAGTGGGAAGCCGGACGGGTGCTGGGGCTGAGCCGCAGTCAGGTTTTTTTCCGCGTGATTTTACCGCCATCATTACAGCGGATTTATCCGGCGCTGGTCAGCCAGTGCATCATCGTGATGCTCGGTTCTGCGGTGGTGTCGCAGGTGTCATTTGAAGAACTGACCTTTGCCGCCAACCTGATTCAGTCGCGCACTTTCCTCAGTTTTGAGGTCTATCTGGTGACCACATTGCTCTACCTGTTGTTGTCCATCGTGATGCGCCAGTTGTTGTTAGCCGCTGGGCGTCGATGCTTTGGGAGCTGTGCCTCATGA